From uncultured Pseudodesulfovibrio sp.:
AACACTCCTTCAGACTCTCTGGGCGGCATACAGTCAGGGACGCACGCCCAAGCTCCCGGCCATGGACCCGGAATTGGCTGCCAGCCTTGAACAAATACTCAAGCATAAGGTCGGCGACTCTCTCGACGAGACAGAACGTAAGGTGTGGACTGCCATCAGCAAAGGATTGCCCGACCAACAGCACCTAGCCCTGCTTTTGGCTCAAACCTGGGGCGTCTTGCCTCGCCACCACAACTATCATCTGGACGAAGCTGATTTTGCATGGGGCGACGACTGGTCAGAATCATACAGCAATGAAATCAAAGAGATAGAAGAACGATTTTCCAATCAATCAGCGCCATCAGAAATTGATGATTTCATTTCCATCGACGGCATTACTACCCGCGACATTGACGATGCCTTCCGCATAGAAAAAACCGACACAGGATACATCCTCTCTATTGCATTGGCTCGCCCCGATGCGCACTGGGAATTCGGTTCTCCGCTAGACAGGGCAGTGTTATACCGTGCGACCAGCCTATATCTTCCCGAAGGCACCAGTCACATGATGCCCGAACAATTCGGTACAGGTCTCTACAGTCTGATTCAAGGTGAAACACGTCCTGCCATGATCGCAGACTTTACCTTGAACAACGAAGGTAAACTCCTATCTGTTTCGCCACGCACCGCCTGGATTAAGGTCAAGGCCAACATCACGTATAAAAATGCTGACGCAGCCATTGCAAACGGCACGGATGAATCACTTGTTCTGGCGCATCAATTGGCTGAAAAACTGATCGAACACCGAATAGCATCCGGTGCATGCGTCATCCGCAAGCCAGAACCAATTGTTACTGTGTCGGGTAAAGGCGCACAATCGTCTGTAGAGATCACCCTCAAAGAACCAAGCCCACGTTCAGAATTGGTCATCAGCGAATTCATGGTTCTGGCAAATTCCGGTCTCGCCTTATGGGCCAAGGAAAACGGTGTCCCACTCCTGCACCGCACCCAGGACATAGCCCTGCCGCAGGAATCCGCAGGAATTTTCACCGAACCAGCCGCCATTTTGCGCGCCGTGAAACTGCTTTTGCCCCCGACACTTGAGACCAACCCCAAGCGGCATGCCGCTCTCGGCGTTCCAGCCTATGCCCCGATCACTTCGCCCCTGCGCCGCTACACCGATTTCATCAACATGTCTCAGGTATGTACTTATCTGACTGATGGCACACCCCGATTAAATAAAGAAGAATTAAATAAACTCATCATTCACTTGCGGATGCGCATCCAAGCAGTAAGCGCTGTTCAACGCTTCAGACCCCGTTATTGGAAACTCGTATACCTCGCCAAACAGCGAAAAAAATTCCATTCCGCCGTCCTCGTGGAAGAAGCAGGTCCCATGGCAACACTGGCCATGCCGCACTTGCAGGTCAATGTGCGCGCCCCGAAAAAAATGCTTGGAGACAAGCTCTATCCGGGTCAGCAGTTCCAGATCAATTTCTCACGAATCGACCCACTGACCAACGAAATCAGACTGGGAGAAGCACTTGAAGAGTAGACGCTCTTTTCATCTGCCGACAAAATCGATACAGTACGACCGCACACAGTGAAATTTCAGGAGAACTTTACATGGCTTTAATCATAGGCTCTTTAATCGCATACATCCTCGGCTCCATTCCTTTCGGACTGGTCATTGCCAAAACCCTCTGCAACCTCGACCCGCGCGAAGACGGAAGCAAAAACACCGGCGCAACCAATGTGGCCCGCTTATGCGGTACAAAATACGGAATCATGACCTTGGTTCTGGACGTGCTCAAAGGGATGCTCCCAGTACTGTTCGCCGCCACATGGATCGAGTCACCACTGGCCCTGAGCGTCGTAGCACTGGCAGCCATCCTCGGTCATGTCTACTCCTGCTTCATGAATTTCAAAGGCGGAAAGGCTGTTGCCACCACCGTAGGTGCATTTTTCGCACTGGCTCCATGGGCAACCGTTTTTTCAGCAGCCATGTGTCTCGCCATGGTTGCACTGACCGGTCATGTTTCTATGGGATCCCTGACGTTTGCCTTAGCCCTGCCTGTATTCATGATTTTGACCGGCAATTTCGGGTATCTTCCCGTTGCCCTGATCGTCATGGTCATCCTGTTCTGGAGACATAAAGAAAATATCCGCCGATTGGCCCGCGGTGAAGAAAACCCCTGGATTAAACCCAAGGAATAAACATGTTCTCCGACTCCCCCAAGCGGTACGCCATTTATTCCATCGGGGCGTCAATCCTGACCTTGGCTCTCAAATTCGGAGCTTGGGCCATGACGGATTCCGTGGGGCTGCTTTCGGATGCAACAGAATCTCTCGTCAATCTCACTGCGGGCGTCCTCGCCCTCACAGCTATCACCATCGCCATGCGTCCGGCTGATGACGAACACGCCTATGGACA
This genomic window contains:
- a CDS encoding ribonuclease catalytic domain-containing protein — encoded protein: MVKKTTFNPTVRPGTVVEFMHGDQPQLAWVLEEASGKLRLLTINKREMKLPAARLLPWCGPMLSADVSRQDIQNTLNEHQAARGEILAGLDVMELWDLAQGEMESAPLSWFADLLWEDATPDQLAALGCAMLQAKTHFKFRPPNFEIWSAEKVALKMQQKAEEKAREAVTSAGQTLLQTLWAAYSQGRTPKLPAMDPELAASLEQILKHKVGDSLDETERKVWTAISKGLPDQQHLALLLAQTWGVLPRHHNYHLDEADFAWGDDWSESYSNEIKEIEERFSNQSAPSEIDDFISIDGITTRDIDDAFRIEKTDTGYILSIALARPDAHWEFGSPLDRAVLYRATSLYLPEGTSHMMPEQFGTGLYSLIQGETRPAMIADFTLNNEGKLLSVSPRTAWIKVKANITYKNADAAIANGTDESLVLAHQLAEKLIEHRIASGACVIRKPEPIVTVSGKGAQSSVEITLKEPSPRSELVISEFMVLANSGLALWAKENGVPLLHRTQDIALPQESAGIFTEPAAILRAVKLLLPPTLETNPKRHAALGVPAYAPITSPLRRYTDFINMSQVCTYLTDGTPRLNKEELNKLIIHLRMRIQAVSAVQRFRPRYWKLVYLAKQRKKFHSAVLVEEAGPMATLAMPHLQVNVRAPKKMLGDKLYPGQQFQINFSRIDPLTNEIRLGEALEE
- the plsY gene encoding glycerol-3-phosphate 1-O-acyltransferase PlsY; the protein is MALIIGSLIAYILGSIPFGLVIAKTLCNLDPREDGSKNTGATNVARLCGTKYGIMTLVLDVLKGMLPVLFAATWIESPLALSVVALAAILGHVYSCFMNFKGGKAVATTVGAFFALAPWATVFSAAMCLAMVALTGHVSMGSLTFALALPVFMILTGNFGYLPVALIVMVILFWRHKENIRRLARGEENPWIKPKE